The DNA segment ACCCTTCTTCTTTGAGAGCGAGACAACCTTGGGTTCCAGAGTAATCAAACTCTGCCGCCTGCCCGATCACAATTGGCCCTGATCCGATCACGAGAATCTTCTTAGACATAGGCTTTCTCCCCTTTCGTTGTTGTCACTAGCTCGAAGAAGTTATCGAATAACCATAGTGCATCCTCAGGTCCTGGCTTCGCTTCCGGGTGAAACTGTGCAGAGAAAATCGGTAAGCTATCATGCTTCAGCCCTTCAACCGACTGATCATTCACATGCGTAAAACAGATGTGGAGTGCTGTATTTTCCAGGCTATCTTCATCTACAACGTAATTATGGTTTTGTGAGGTTAGAAACACTCTCCCTGTTTTGAGATCTTTCACCGGATGATTAGCTCCACGATGACCGAAAGAAAGCTTCTTCGTATCCGCTCCAAATGTGAGAGCAATCACTTGATGACCGAGGCAAATGCCTAGTGTCGGGTAAGATTCAAGTACGATCTTCAACTTTGGCAAAAAAGATGCGGTGTCCTTTGGGTCTCCTGGACCGTTTGAGAGAACGACACCATCTGGGCTGAGTTCATCTATGGCATGGAGTTCAGTGAAGGGGACAACCGTCACGCGAACACCTTTTTCTAAAAGACGGGTTAAAATCGACTGTTTGAAGCCAAAATCGATTAACGCGATGTGTTTGGTGCCTTGGCCGTAAGTGGTTGGTTCTTCACCTTTTGCCTGGAAAATTTGTTCTTTGGCAGGGAGACCTTTAGGCTTGGTTGGTGTCGTTGCCAGTGCGGCCTGGCGGGTTCCTCCTGTGCGGATCGCTTTTGTAACTTCTCGAGTATCGACGGCTGTTAGAAAAGGGATCCTTGCTTTTTGCAGATAGTCTTTAAGAGAAGTTGTAGCTTTGTAATGTGACGCTGTATCGGCGCACTGAAGCATGACAACACCTTTCACCTGTGGTTTGCTGCTTTCGAAATCATCTTCATTGATGCCGTAATTCCCGATGAGCGGGTAGGTGAAGACGACGATTTGGTCCTGATAGGATGGGTCTGTCAACACCTCTTGATATCCAGTCATACCGGTGAAAAAGACGATTTCTCCTTCGACGGGGTCAGCCCAATCTTCAGATGCTTCGCCTTGAAATTGTTGACCGTCTTGTAAGGTAAGATATCCTTTTTGCATAGCTAAACACCTCGCTGTACGTTGTTATTTATAGGTTGCGGGCTCACCGCTCTGTTTTGTTAAATTAAAGGGTTGTATTTTCAACATTGGCTTCCGCTCGGGTTGTGTATTTGCTTTGTTGTAGTACGGATTCAATTCGTTGAGCTGCTATTTGTAGTTCCTCATAGGATACATTTAAAGGTGGCAGCAAGCGTAAGACTTGTGCTCCTGCAGGGACGGCAAGTAAACCTTTTTCTCTCAGCTCTTCGATGATCGCCGGAACTGGTGTATTCACTTCAATGCCAATCATTAGTCCCTGGCCGCGTATTTCGTGGACAGGTGCCAAGGGAAGCAGACGCGCTTGCAATTCCTTTTGAAAAAAAGCTCCTCGTTCCTCGACTTCCTTTAAAAAATGATAATTAAATACCGTCCCAAGTGTAGCTTTCACAGCAGTCATACCTAATGGGTTTCCTCCAAATGTTGAGCCATGTGAACCTGGATTGAAGGAAGCTGCTAGTGGTTCCTTACCGATCATCGCCCCAACTGGGAAGCCACTCCCAAGGCCTTTTGCGGAGGTTACAATGTCAGGATCGAGCTCCACATGCTGATACGCAAAAGGGGCACCTGTGCGTCCGATTCCTGTTTGTACTTCATCGATAATGAGCAAAGCACCAATCTCCTGACATTTCTGCTGAACGGCTTCAAGAAACTTAGGGGTTCCAGCTACAACGCCGCCTTCTCCTTGGATCACTTCAACCATAATGGCTGCTGCATCATCATTTTGGAGTTGTTGTAGTGCTTCCACATCATTAAATGGCAAGTATTCAAACGTCGGCAGCAATGTTCCGAAGCCTTCGTGAACTTTATCTTGCCCTGTTGCACTCATCGTTGCGAAGGTTCGCCCATGAAAGGATTGCTTAAAGGTGATAATCTTCTCTTTGCCTGTATGTTTTCGTGCCAGTTTGATTGCTGCTTCATTGGCCTCTGCCCCACTATTACAAAAGAATACATAATCTAGATTCGTCACGTTTGTTAGAAGCTCTGCTGCTTCCTGCTGTATAGGGATCTCATACAAATTCGACACGTGCCACAGTTTATTAAGCTGCTCCTCCATCGCTTGTTGGACAGCTGGAGGACGATGGCCTAAATTGCACACCGCAATGCCTGATACAAAATCCAAGTATTCTTTTCCTTGATCATCCACAACCGTCGTTCCGTTCCCCGATACAAGTGTCAGTGGAAATCGATTGTATGTTGGAAATAAACTCATTCAACCTCCTCCTTTCGCTTTGATCGAATTTTTGTCCCGACCATTTGGTCCTGCTGAATCAGTGGCTGTTCTCCGCTTACTATCCTCACTTCCTGAAGTTGATCAGACAGCGCCTCGACAGCTGACTTCACCTTCGGAATCATCCCTCCGTATATCCCACCATTTTCTATCAGTGAGGTTATCTCGCTTGGCGTAGTTTCCTTCACGACAGCACCTTGACGCATGATTCCGGGTACATCTGTCACAAATAACAATTTCTCAGCATTCATAGCCTTGGCTACTGCTGCCGCTGCAAGATCCGCATTAATATTGAGGGTTTGCCCGCCTTGCGTTTTTCCAAGTGGGGCAAGGACAGGCAGATAATCCGCCTCCAGAAACCGGAGCAGCAGATCGGTTTCTACCTGTTCAATCTTTCCGACATAGCCCCATTTTTGCTGATCAACATAGCTTG comes from the Halobacillus shinanisalinarum genome and includes:
- a CDS encoding carbamoyl phosphate synthase small subunit — its product is MQKGYLTLQDGQQFQGEASEDWADPVEGEIVFFTGMTGYQEVLTDPSYQDQIVVFTYPLIGNYGINEDDFESSKPQVKGVVMLQCADTASHYKATTSLKDYLQKARIPFLTAVDTREVTKAIRTGGTRQAALATTPTKPKGLPAKEQIFQAKGEEPTTYGQGTKHIALIDFGFKQSILTRLLEKGVRVTVVPFTELHAIDELSPDGVVLSNGPGDPKDTASFLPKLKIVLESYPTLGICLGHQVIALTFGADTKKLSFGHRGANHPVKDLKTGRVFLTSQNHNYVVDEDSLENTALHICFTHVNDQSVEGLKHDSLPIFSAQFHPEAKPGPEDALWLFDNFFELVTTTKGEKAYV
- a CDS encoding acetylornithine transaminase; translation: MSLFPTYNRFPLTLVSGNGTTVVDDQGKEYLDFVSGIAVCNLGHRPPAVQQAMEEQLNKLWHVSNLYEIPIQQEAAELLTNVTNLDYVFFCNSGAEANEAAIKLARKHTGKEKIITFKQSFHGRTFATMSATGQDKVHEGFGTLLPTFEYLPFNDVEALQQLQNDDAAAIMVEVIQGEGGVVAGTPKFLEAVQQKCQEIGALLIIDEVQTGIGRTGAPFAYQHVELDPDIVTSAKGLGSGFPVGAMIGKEPLAASFNPGSHGSTFGGNPLGMTAVKATLGTVFNYHFLKEVEERGAFFQKELQARLLPLAPVHEIRGQGLMIGIEVNTPVPAIIEELREKGLLAVPAGAQVLRLLPPLNVSYEELQIAAQRIESVLQQSKYTTRAEANVENTTL
- the argB gene encoding acetylglutamate kinase, producing MTMSKLTLATERNEKPFVVVKLGGSMLDRLSEEFYQSFTVLRKHYHCIIVHGGGPAITSMLDRLKIESEFHEGSRKTTTESLEVVEMVMSGKVNAQITSNLGRQSIRAVGIKGSDASILTASYVDQQKWGYVGKIEQVETDLLLRFLEADYLPVLAPLGKTQGGQTLNINADLAAAAVAKAMNAEKLLFVTDVPGIMRQGAVVKETTPSEITSLIENGGIYGGMIPKVKSAVEALSDQLQEVRIVSGEQPLIQQDQMVGTKIRSKRKEEVE